In the Arachis ipaensis cultivar K30076 chromosome B10, Araip1.1, whole genome shotgun sequence genome, one interval contains:
- the LOC110268454 gene encoding uncharacterized protein LOC110268454: MTNLANTMEMNTTATLQAVQRLGQPAGNENGDGNRNDNEEGNDDNIGGAPMTLATFLKVHPPSFRGSTNPTEADNWFQAMERALQAQHVPNNQYVEFAMYQLLGEAQHWWQVECRLLQLQNADIPWDLKQGSLTVADYTSRFEELCRFSKVCQGALETYQSWKCIKYQRGLKDNIMTVVAPLETRIFSDLVNKAKVIEECAKMFQYAKERGNQSKISLDLTCVHCGHFHPNDSCEIGIGGCFNCGFPGHIARDCTRGKKTQNAGQNQQGRVFAVNANDLAKADPLMRGICLIGDKTLVALYDTGASHSFVAFNKVEELGLKLSELAFELHVHTPHQTVVTRSGCRQVGFKLEGRDFVHDLICLPMVGLEMILGFDWLSKNRVLLDFFERSIPFMPEGENRAVVAEGYYLNSVMVHYSEEECQGYILLVANALGDNQKFDQILVVRDFPEVFPKDIPEFPPQREIEFAIELVSGAGPVSIAPVFRPIFDKFVVVFIDDILVYSKTEEEHEEHLRIVLQILEEGKLYAKLSKCEFWKEEVKFLGHVVSKGGIVVDPSKVEAVMEWKDQRR; encoded by the exons ATGACTAATCTTGCTAATACCATGGAGATGAATACTactgcgactctgcaagctgtgcagaggttaggtCAACCAGCTGGAAACGAAAATGGTGATGGAAACAGGAATGATAATGAGGAAGGAAATGATGATAATATAGGAGGTGCTCCAATGACCTTGGCTacttttctcaaggttcatccgccaaGTTTCAGAGGTTCAACCAATCCTACAGAAGCGGATAACTGGTTCCAGGCCATGGAGCGTGCATTACAAGCACAGCATGTTCCAAACAACCAGTATGTGGAGTTTGCTATGTATCAGCTTTTGGGAGAGGCTCAACATTGGTGGCAAGTAGAATGCCGCTTGCTACAGCTTCAGAATGCCGACATCCCTTGGGAT TTGAAGCAAGGTTCTTTGACTGTGGCGGACTATACTAGCCGATTTGAAGAGCTCTGCAGGTTCTCTAAGGTGTGTCAGGGTGCCTTGGAGACCTATCAAAGttggaagtgcattaagtatcAAAGGGGCTTGAAGGATAACATCATGACTGTTGTGGCTCCTTTGGAGACTCGGATCTTCTCCGATCTTGTGAACAAGGCGAAAGTTATTGAGGAGTGTGCAAAGATG TTTCAGTATGCCAAAGAGagaggaaatcagagtaagaTTTCTCTGGATTTAACTTGTGTTCATTGTGGGCATTTTCATCCGAATGACTCTTGCGAGATTGGTATAGGTGGTTGCTTCAACTGTGGTTTTCCGGGTCACATTGCGAGAGATTGCACTCGGGGGAAAAAGACTCAGAATGCGGGCCAGAACCAACAAGGTCGGGTGTTTGCTGTGAACGCCAATGATCTTGCTAAGGCAGATCCATTGATGAGAGGTATATGCTTAATTGGTGATAAAACATTGGttgcattatatgatactggagcttcACATTCATTTGTTGCATTTAACAAAGTTGAGGAACTAGGATTGAAACTGTCAGAATTAGCATTTGAATtgcatgtacatactccgcatcAGACAGTGGtgactaggtcaggttgtaggcaagtaggtttcaagcttgagggtagagaCTTTGTGCATGATTTAATTTGTTTACCAATGGTTGGGTTGGAGATGATTTTAgggtttgattggttgtcaaagaatcgggttttgttggatttctttgagCGATCAATTCCATTTATGCCGGAAGGAGAAAATAGAGCAGTGGTAGCTGAGGGCTATTACTtgaactctgtaatggtgcaCTATAGTGAGGaagagtgtcagggttatataCTGTTGGTTGCAAATGCATTAGGTGATAATCAGAAGTTTGATCAAATCCTGGTAGTTAGAGACTTTCCGGAGGTGTTCCCGAAAGATATTCCTGAGTTTCCACCTCAAAGGGAGATTGAATTTGCGATTGAATTGGTGTCGGGAGCCGGACCAGTGTCGATTGCACC agtattTCGTCCCATTTTCgacaaattcgtggtggttttTATAGACGACATTCTAGTTTACTCAAAGACGgaagaagaacatgaagaacacttgagAATTGTGTTGCAAATCTTGGAGGAGGGGAAATTGTATGCTAAGTTGTCCaaatgtgagttctggaaggAGGAAGTAAAGTTCCTAGGTCACGTGGTCAGCAAAGGAGGAATAGTGGTGGATCCTTCGAAAGTAGAGGCGGTGATGGAATGGAAAGACCAACGACGGTGA